Genomic window (Arthrobacter sp. StoSoilA2):
ATACCAGCCAAGGTTCATAGTAGGGCTGATGATCAAGCTGGGATCAGAAATAAAAATCCGGTTGACATCCACTTCCCGGGAAACGCCAAGACCGGCAATCATGGGTAGCCGGTACTCGGGACGTACGGCGCCATGCAGAAAAACGGCCGTCGTCTTGTGCCCGCGATTTTGGACCAGGACGTCAATAGGAAGCCCCCCATGATCAATCACATGGTAACCCCCCTTGATTTCGCGGGCACTCAGGAATGCGCCAATCGAGGGATAGCCTGTGATCGCATGAACCTTGGGATCAATATTTCTTGCGCGGGTCATTCTCAACTCTCATGTCTTTGCTCGCTCAGCTGTACGAGCACTCGAACCGGTCTGGAAACCTAGACAGCGATCGCCGCTGGCTGGGTTTCAAGGTTCAGCGCGCCGCGCGTGTCAATGACAATCTTGCCGGACAGCAGCTCGGGGGCGACGGCCTTGACGTCGTCGTGATCAACCAGAACGACGACTACATCCGAGCGCTGGATGGAATCTTCGATCGAAACGAGCTCAACGTTGCTGCGGTTAACCAGTTGCTTCGGGAGTTCTTCCACGTGCGGTTCAGCAACGTTGATACGGCGGTCCTGCAGTGCCTCGGCAAGGTGTGCTGCGATCTCAATGGCGGGTGATTCGCGGAGGTCGTCGATGTTGGCCTTGAACGCGAGTCCGAGGACTGAGACCTCTGCCGTGGTGGGCAGGTTCTCCAAAGCGGAGACGACCTTCTGGAAAACCCACTCCGGCTTTGCATCGTTGACTTCACGTGCAGTACGGATCAGGCGGGATTCCTCAGGGGCTGCTGCCACGATGAACCACGGGTCCACAGCGATGCAGTGGCCACCCACGCCGGGGCCCGGCTGCAGGATGTTAACGCGGGGGTGGTGGTTGGCCAGGCGGATCAGTTCCCAGACGTCAATTCCCAGCTTGTCACTGATGACGGAAAGCTCGTTGGCGAAAGCAATGTTGACATCGCGGTAGGAGTTCTCCACCAGCTTGGCCATCTCGGCCGTAACGGCGTCCGTGGTCAGGATTTCACCCTGGCAGAACACTGCATAGAGGTCCTTCGCCTTCTCGGCGGCCTCGGCAGTCATACCGCCAACAATCCTGTCGTTGGTGACAAGTTCGATCATGACGCGTCC
Coding sequences:
- the wecC gene encoding UDP-N-acetyl-D-mannosamine dehydrogenase, producing MNTIKRVAVIGLGYIGLPTAAILATNGIEVIGVDVNQRTVDAVNAGQVPFVEPDLGVHVSGAVSQGHLSASTSTPQADAYIVAVPTPFREDRSADLSYIEAAARAIAPQLQGGELLILESTSPPGATEHMAQYILNLRPDLSLDGSDSKPAILVAHCPERVLPGRVMIELVTNDRIVGGMTAEAAEKAKDLYAVFCQGEILTTDAVTAEMAKLVENSYRDVNIAFANELSVISDKLGIDVWELIRLANHHPRVNILQPGPGVGGHCIAVDPWFIVAAAPEESRLIRTAREVNDAKPEWVFQKVVSALENLPTTAEVSVLGLAFKANIDDLRESPAIEIAAHLAEALQDRRINVAEPHVEELPKQLVNRSNVELVSIEDSIQRSDVVVVLVDHDDVKAVAPELLSGKIVIDTRGALNLETQPAAIAV